In one window of Tripterygium wilfordii isolate XIE 37 chromosome 1, ASM1340144v1, whole genome shotgun sequence DNA:
- the LOC119999780 gene encoding probable serine/threonine-protein kinase DDB_G0280111 isoform X2 — MWRFKPFMQKEPTGLEGRCIDVGNLKIHVQKAFAEGGFSCVYFARDAVQPSKQYALKHMVCNDEESLELVMKEISVMKSLRGHPNIVTLHAHSIFDMGRTKEALLVMEFCEKSLVNVLESRGAAYFDEKQVISIFRDICNAVFAMHCQSPPIAHRDLKAENLLLGHDGLWKLCDFGSTSTNHKIFEKPEEMGIEEDNIRKHTTPAYRAPEMWDLFRRDLINEKVDIWALGCLLFRICYFKNAFDGESKLQVLNGNYRIPELPKYSSSVTVLIRDMLQASPHDRPDITQVWFRVNEQLPANMQKSLPDRPPEMKSTGIHEGISKPTDRSPSMPQRSPPPPPSSGESSRTTSSGMGSGGGLGAFWSTQHAKDSRVSENTSNPKFDEEPTSHNTLKLDKSRPENHPLPKNTSHARDDDAHSHATRRHSLGKSHKPVDGPSKDFERTFLQKDIERGTEKPGSLKSDGATVFQDEAFNTFVSEFNASNVNLGMSNNRPGNEEALEAEIESLRDQLKQVNLEKAEITSKFDKLSAICRSQRHEIQELKQALAARTPSPNKDASKNQTSTGVRPYSTPQRESDGWNSPNPVPWKAFADDPKPLQQPLSQDNSPHSVRTRNGHSDKQTAQVASNFDTWGFGTDNFAANPTASSQGLRPNNERNTFQGIGESKITESQPTTQPAGWAGF; from the exons ATGTGGAGGTTCAAACCATTCATGCAAAAAGAACCAACAGGGCTTGAAGGTCGCTGCATTGATGTTGGAAATCTTAAAATTCATGTCCAAAAAGCCTTTGCTGAGGGAGGGTTCTCATGTGTTTACTTTGCTCGGGATGCTGTACAGCCATCGAAACAGTATGCTTTGAAGCACATGGTATGCAATGATGAGGAGTCACTTGAACTTGTGATGAAGGAGATCTCTGTGATGAAATCGCTTAGAGGCCACCCCAATATTGTCACACTTCATGCACATTCTATCTTTGACATGGGCAGAACAAAGGAAGCTCTCCTTGTGATGGAATTTTGTGAGAAGTCTCTGGTCAATGTCCTTGAAAGCAGAGGAGCTGCATATTTTGATGAGAAACAAGTCATTTCAATTTTCCGAGATATTTGTAATGCAGTTTTTGCAATGCACTGCCAGTCACCACCTATAGCTCACAG GGACCTTAAAGCTGAGAATCTTTTATTGGGGCACGATGGATTATGGAAGTTGTGCGATTTTGGTAGCACTTCTACCAATCACAAGATCTTTGAGAAGCCTGAGGAAATGGGAATTGAAGAGGACAACATACGGAAGCACACTACACCTGCCTATAGAGCCCCTGAG ATGTGGGATCTGTTCCGGAGAGATCTTATAAATGAGAAAGTCGACATATGG GCTCTAGGATGTCTTCTTTTTCGTATTTGCTACTTCAAAAATGCATTTGATGGAGAATCCAAGCTGCAAGTCTTAAATGGGAACTACCGGATACCAGAGTTACCCAAATACAGCTCGTCTGTTACCGTCCTAATTAGAGACATGCTTCAAGCTTCGCCACATGACAGACCAGATATCACGCAG GTGTGGTTTCGTGTCAATGAGCAATTGCCTGCTAATATGCAAAAGTCATTACCTGATAGGCCTCCTGAAATGAAGTCTACTGGCATTCATGAAG GTATTTCCAAGCCTACTGATAGGTCGCCTTCCATGCCGCAAAGAAGCCCACCACCCCCGCCATCATCTGGAGAGTCATCCAGAACTACGTCTTCTGGGATGGGGAGTGGTGGAGGGCTTGGTGCCTTTTGGTCCACTCAGCATGCAAAAGATTCTCGTGTTTCTGAAAACACGAGCAACCCTAAATTTGATGAAGAACCAACTAGCCATAATACATTAAAACTTGATAAAAGCCGACCAGAAAATCATCCTTTACCTAAGAACACCAGCCATGCAAGAGATGACGATGCACACTCTCATGCTACACGTAGACATTCGCTTGGTAAATCCCATAAGCCTGTGGATGGTCCTTCAAAGGACTTTGAAAGAACATTTTTGCAGAAAGACATCGAGCGTGGTACAGAGAAGCCAGGATCATTGAAGAGCGATGGGGCTACTGTTTTTCAAGACGAGGCTTTTAACACATTTGTCTCTGAATTCAATGCAAGTAATGTCAACCTTGGAATGAGTAACAACAGACCAGGAAATGAAGAAGCATTGGAGGCTGAAATAGAGAGTCTGAGAGATCAGCTGAAGCAGGTAAACTTAGAAAAGGCTGAAATAACATCCAAATTTGATAAGCTATCTGCCATTTGCCGATCTCAAAGGCATGAGATACAAGAGCTGAAGCAAGCTCTTGCTGCCAGAACTCCATCGCCAAATAAAGACGCTTCAAAAAATCAAACCTCAACTGGAGTTCGACCATATTCAACTCCCCAG AGGGAGAGTGATGGATGGAATTCCCCAAATCCTGTGCCGTGGAAAGCTTTTGCTGATGATCCAAAACCATTGCAGCAACCTCTTTCCCAGGACAACTCACCTCATTCTGTCAGGACCAGAAATGGTCACTCTGATAAGCAGACTGCTCAAGTAGCTTCGAATTTTGATACATGGGGTTTTGGAACTGACAATTTTGCTGCTAACCCCACAGCCAGCTCCCAGGGACTGAGACCTAATAACGAACGAAATACTTTTCAGGGCATTGGTGAGTCAAAGATTACGGAGAGCCAACCAACTACTCAACCTGCTGGATGGGCTGGTTTCTAA
- the LOC119999780 gene encoding probable serine/threonine-protein kinase DDB_G0280111 isoform X1, translated as MWRFKPFMQKEPTGLEGRCIDVGNLKIHVQKAFAEGGFSCVYFARDAVQPSKQYALKHMVCNDEESLELVMKEISVMKSLRGHPNIVTLHAHSIFDMGRTKEALLVMEFCEKSLVNVLESRGAAYFDEKQVISIFRDICNAVFAMHCQSPPIAHRDLKAENLLLGHDGLWKLCDFGSTSTNHKIFEKPEEMGIEEDNIRKHTTPAYRAPEMWDLFRRDLINEKVDIWALGCLLFRICYFKNAFDGESKLQVLNGNYRIPELPKYSSSVTVLIRDMLQASPHDRPDITQVWFRVNEQLPANMQKSLPDRPPEMKSTGIHEAGISKPTDRSPSMPQRSPPPPPSSGESSRTTSSGMGSGGGLGAFWSTQHAKDSRVSENTSNPKFDEEPTSHNTLKLDKSRPENHPLPKNTSHARDDDAHSHATRRHSLGKSHKPVDGPSKDFERTFLQKDIERGTEKPGSLKSDGATVFQDEAFNTFVSEFNASNVNLGMSNNRPGNEEALEAEIESLRDQLKQVNLEKAEITSKFDKLSAICRSQRHEIQELKQALAARTPSPNKDASKNQTSTGVRPYSTPQRESDGWNSPNPVPWKAFADDPKPLQQPLSQDNSPHSVRTRNGHSDKQTAQVASNFDTWGFGTDNFAANPTASSQGLRPNNERNTFQGIGESKITESQPTTQPAGWAGF; from the exons ATGTGGAGGTTCAAACCATTCATGCAAAAAGAACCAACAGGGCTTGAAGGTCGCTGCATTGATGTTGGAAATCTTAAAATTCATGTCCAAAAAGCCTTTGCTGAGGGAGGGTTCTCATGTGTTTACTTTGCTCGGGATGCTGTACAGCCATCGAAACAGTATGCTTTGAAGCACATGGTATGCAATGATGAGGAGTCACTTGAACTTGTGATGAAGGAGATCTCTGTGATGAAATCGCTTAGAGGCCACCCCAATATTGTCACACTTCATGCACATTCTATCTTTGACATGGGCAGAACAAAGGAAGCTCTCCTTGTGATGGAATTTTGTGAGAAGTCTCTGGTCAATGTCCTTGAAAGCAGAGGAGCTGCATATTTTGATGAGAAACAAGTCATTTCAATTTTCCGAGATATTTGTAATGCAGTTTTTGCAATGCACTGCCAGTCACCACCTATAGCTCACAG GGACCTTAAAGCTGAGAATCTTTTATTGGGGCACGATGGATTATGGAAGTTGTGCGATTTTGGTAGCACTTCTACCAATCACAAGATCTTTGAGAAGCCTGAGGAAATGGGAATTGAAGAGGACAACATACGGAAGCACACTACACCTGCCTATAGAGCCCCTGAG ATGTGGGATCTGTTCCGGAGAGATCTTATAAATGAGAAAGTCGACATATGG GCTCTAGGATGTCTTCTTTTTCGTATTTGCTACTTCAAAAATGCATTTGATGGAGAATCCAAGCTGCAAGTCTTAAATGGGAACTACCGGATACCAGAGTTACCCAAATACAGCTCGTCTGTTACCGTCCTAATTAGAGACATGCTTCAAGCTTCGCCACATGACAGACCAGATATCACGCAG GTGTGGTTTCGTGTCAATGAGCAATTGCCTGCTAATATGCAAAAGTCATTACCTGATAGGCCTCCTGAAATGAAGTCTACTGGCATTCATGAAG CAGGTATTTCCAAGCCTACTGATAGGTCGCCTTCCATGCCGCAAAGAAGCCCACCACCCCCGCCATCATCTGGAGAGTCATCCAGAACTACGTCTTCTGGGATGGGGAGTGGTGGAGGGCTTGGTGCCTTTTGGTCCACTCAGCATGCAAAAGATTCTCGTGTTTCTGAAAACACGAGCAACCCTAAATTTGATGAAGAACCAACTAGCCATAATACATTAAAACTTGATAAAAGCCGACCAGAAAATCATCCTTTACCTAAGAACACCAGCCATGCAAGAGATGACGATGCACACTCTCATGCTACACGTAGACATTCGCTTGGTAAATCCCATAAGCCTGTGGATGGTCCTTCAAAGGACTTTGAAAGAACATTTTTGCAGAAAGACATCGAGCGTGGTACAGAGAAGCCAGGATCATTGAAGAGCGATGGGGCTACTGTTTTTCAAGACGAGGCTTTTAACACATTTGTCTCTGAATTCAATGCAAGTAATGTCAACCTTGGAATGAGTAACAACAGACCAGGAAATGAAGAAGCATTGGAGGCTGAAATAGAGAGTCTGAGAGATCAGCTGAAGCAGGTAAACTTAGAAAAGGCTGAAATAACATCCAAATTTGATAAGCTATCTGCCATTTGCCGATCTCAAAGGCATGAGATACAAGAGCTGAAGCAAGCTCTTGCTGCCAGAACTCCATCGCCAAATAAAGACGCTTCAAAAAATCAAACCTCAACTGGAGTTCGACCATATTCAACTCCCCAG AGGGAGAGTGATGGATGGAATTCCCCAAATCCTGTGCCGTGGAAAGCTTTTGCTGATGATCCAAAACCATTGCAGCAACCTCTTTCCCAGGACAACTCACCTCATTCTGTCAGGACCAGAAATGGTCACTCTGATAAGCAGACTGCTCAAGTAGCTTCGAATTTTGATACATGGGGTTTTGGAACTGACAATTTTGCTGCTAACCCCACAGCCAGCTCCCAGGGACTGAGACCTAATAACGAACGAAATACTTTTCAGGGCATTGGTGAGTCAAAGATTACGGAGAGCCAACCAACTACTCAACCTGCTGGATGGGCTGGTTTCTAA